DNA sequence from the Bradyrhizobium diazoefficiens genome:
GGCAAAGGTGAAGCCGGCCGCGCCTTTCTCGGCAATCAGCCCGAGGGCAGCCTGCAACAGGGCTTCCTTCAAATTGCCGTGGTGATAGCCGCGCTCGGCGCGGCGCTGCTCCTTGCGCCAGCTCATGTGAACGACCTTTACATGAGCCGGCGGTGAAGGTCACTAGCCCCTCACCGTCATTCCGGGGCGACGCGTCAGCGTCGAACTACGGTGCGCCCTTGCGCACCTGAGAATCTCGAGATTCCGGGTTCGGTCCTGCGGACCGCCCCGGAATGACGCAGCAGCCCTAGCCGCCCGGGATCGGCAGCACCGGCATGATCTCGACGCGCTCGCCGGGGAAGATCGCAAAATGCGGGTGGTTCTCGAACATCTTGGCGGCCGCCTCGTGCGAGGCGGCGCGGACGACCGTGAAGGCGCCCATCTCGTTGGCGATGTCGGCGACGCCCGTGCCGTCGACCCGCTTGGTCTTGCCGAGCGGACCGCCCATGGCCTGGATCGCACCCTGGTGTTTCTCGACCCAGCCCTTCCAGGCCGCCATGCCCTCCATCTCCTTCGCCTTGCGCTCGGCGTCGGACATCGCATTCCACGCAGCCCATTTCGGACTGTTCTTGCTGCCGAGGAAGACGGCGAGATAGGTATCGGTGCTCATCGGTTTTCTCCCTTGTTGATGGATTTGACGAAGCCGCGAAGGTTCCGCGGCCCTTTCGGCTAGTTCTTCAGGTTTT
Encoded proteins:
- a CDS encoding YciI family protein; this encodes MSTDTYLAVFLGSKNSPKWAAWNAMSDAERKAKEMEGMAAWKGWVEKHQGAIQAMGGPLGKTKRVDGTGVADIANEMGAFTVVRAASHEAAAKMFENHPHFAIFPGERVEIMPVLPIPGG